One genomic window of Phycisphaerae bacterium includes the following:
- a CDS encoding PTS sugar transporter subunit IIA, with the protein MTITVRDAAKLLNVSERTIYRWIDSGSLPVYRVGDQFRFNRTELLEWATSKKLNVSAEIFAEPEHDQETPCRLSEALRAGGIFYRIEGSDKESAIRSVVDILRLPDDVDREFLYQVLLARESLGSTGIGEGIAIPHVRNPVVLHVTQPSVTLCFLEHPIEFGALDGQPVHTLFTLISPTVRSHLRMLSLLSFALRDPAFKETLRSQALREAILTEVMRIESSLASADQPLSPGGAESR; encoded by the coding sequence ATGACAATCACAGTGCGGGATGCCGCCAAGCTCTTGAACGTATCGGAACGAACGATCTACCGGTGGATCGACAGTGGTTCTCTGCCCGTCTATCGCGTGGGCGATCAGTTCAGGTTCAACAGGACTGAGCTGCTCGAGTGGGCCACATCGAAGAAACTGAACGTCTCGGCGGAGATCTTCGCCGAACCCGAGCATGACCAGGAGACTCCTTGCAGGCTTTCGGAGGCCCTCAGAGCCGGCGGGATCTTCTATCGAATCGAAGGCTCAGATAAGGAATCGGCGATCAGATCTGTCGTCGATATTCTCCGGCTTCCGGACGACGTGGACCGCGAGTTTCTCTACCAGGTGCTGCTGGCCCGCGAGTCGCTGGGCTCCACGGGGATAGGCGAAGGCATCGCCATCCCGCACGTTCGCAACCCGGTGGTTTTGCACGTTACCCAGCCCTCCGTAACGCTGTGTTTCCTGGAGCATCCGATCGAGTTCGGGGCGCTCGACGGCCAGCCGGTACACACGCTGTTCACACTGATCAGTCCCACCGTCCGCTCGCACCTGCGGATGCTTTCCTTGCTCTCGTTCGCGCTTCGCGATCCCGCGTTCAAAGAGACGCTCAGATCGCAGGCTCTGCGAGAAGCGATCTTGACCGAGGTGATGCGAATCGAGTCATCCCTTGCATCCGCGGACCAGCCTCTCTCACCCGGTGGTGCCGAAAGCAGATGA
- a CDS encoding alpha/beta hydrolase — translation MFSTIGYVIFVLAPAVLGAILLWRFPKYRRFRLRSILVYLVVMSLLIYGALRFVCYIASATVALREVFIVLWFAIAWRLAWELWAQTVGRLGQKWIRWARLRRHQGLHAPKLIRLIPIGRMLLTAFIFVPAFLSCVVTHRFKLHDDQDPKSIYQMDFEHVRVPTADGLTLDGWFIPQSGASRTIVVCHGAGANKGNFVWFLGSLTRPDYNVVFFDFRAHGSSDGRTTTYGIRERRDVTAVVDWLKRERPAQSQVIVGLGSSQGSMALALAAAEDERIDAVILDSPFTSAYEFAQHHARQLPVIGPLFVNIILVGMSAQTGADFFHTSAVEAVSRLGSRPVMVIHGDDDIAMPVSHSQALYDAAAGPRELWFGPGPHSNIVTTDPRQYEQRVFALLDANLSEHSSQK, via the coding sequence ATGTTCTCCACGATCGGATACGTCATCTTCGTGTTGGCCCCGGCCGTTCTCGGCGCGATCCTCCTATGGCGTTTCCCGAAGTACCGGCGTTTCAGGCTGCGATCGATACTGGTGTACCTGGTGGTGATGAGCCTGCTGATCTATGGGGCTCTTCGGTTTGTGTGCTACATCGCCTCGGCGACGGTCGCCCTGCGTGAGGTGTTCATCGTCCTGTGGTTTGCCATCGCCTGGCGGCTGGCGTGGGAGCTGTGGGCACAAACCGTCGGCCGGTTGGGGCAGAAATGGATCCGCTGGGCACGGCTGCGCAGGCATCAGGGGCTGCACGCGCCGAAGCTGATCCGGCTGATCCCCATCGGCCGGATGCTGCTGACGGCCTTCATCTTCGTGCCGGCGTTTCTGAGCTGCGTGGTCACTCACCGGTTCAAACTGCACGACGATCAGGATCCCAAGAGCATCTACCAGATGGACTTCGAGCATGTTCGCGTACCGACTGCCGACGGCCTCACCTTGGACGGCTGGTTCATCCCTCAGAGCGGGGCTTCGCGAACCATCGTCGTCTGCCACGGGGCCGGGGCCAACAAGGGTAACTTCGTCTGGTTCCTCGGGTCGCTCACACGACCCGACTACAACGTGGTGTTTTTCGATTTCAGGGCTCACGGTTCCAGCGACGGCCGGACCACGACCTACGGCATCCGCGAACGCCGCGACGTGACGGCCGTGGTCGATTGGCTCAAGCGAGAACGGCCGGCACAGTCTCAGGTCATTGTCGGTCTGGGATCGTCCCAGGGGTCGATGGCCCTGGCACTGGCCGCCGCCGAGGATGAGCGGATCGACGCGGTGATTCTCGACAGCCCGTTCACCTCAGCATACGAGTTCGCTCAACACCACGCCCGCCAACTGCCGGTCATCGGCCCGTTGTTCGTCAACATCATTCTGGTTGGAATGTCCGCCCAAACGGGTGCTGATTTCTTCCACACGTCGGCCGTGGAGGCCGTGTCTCGACTGGGCAGCCGCCCTGTCATGGTCATTCACGGGGACGACGACATCGCGATGCCGGTCTCGCATTCGCAGGCGCTCTATGATGCCGCCGCCGGCCCGCGCGAGCTCTGGTTCGGCCCCGGCCCACACAGCAATATCGTCACCACCGACCCAAGACAATACGAACAGCGGGTCTTCGCCCTCCTGGACGCCAATCTATCCGAACATTCGTCTCAGAAATGA
- a CDS encoding metallophosphoesterase, translated as MSNNQPSPNVSRREVIRIAGAAAVGLAGARSALAQSANPLRKRVLRVAHLTDIHIAPEHKAAEGFASCLRHVQSQKDKPDLIFTGGDHIMDSIGANEARTREQWELYRKVLKAECSLPVEPCIGNHDCWGLNRKDSGATGNEPLYGKKWAMDSLGLDREYRSFDRAGWHFIMLDSTFPQGDGYTARLDDRQFEWLAEDLRRTDPKKPVLILSHIPILAVCVFFDGDNEKSGDWVVPGAWVHIDSRRIKDLFLKHPNVKVCLSGHVHLIDRVEYLGVSYVCNGAVCGGWWEGPYQECDAGYALVDLYDDGSFENRYVPFGWKPVKE; from the coding sequence ATGAGCAACAACCAACCATCACCCAACGTTTCGCGTCGCGAAGTGATCCGTATTGCCGGAGCGGCGGCCGTTGGGCTTGCCGGTGCCCGTTCCGCCTTGGCACAGAGTGCAAACCCCTTACGCAAGCGCGTCTTGCGGGTTGCGCATCTGACCGACATTCACATTGCCCCCGAACACAAGGCCGCCGAGGGGTTTGCCTCATGTCTTCGGCACGTGCAGTCGCAGAAGGACAAGCCTGATCTGATCTTCACGGGCGGCGACCATATCATGGACTCGATCGGAGCGAATGAGGCGCGGACCAGGGAGCAATGGGAGCTGTACCGCAAGGTGCTCAAGGCCGAGTGCAGCCTGCCGGTGGAGCCGTGCATCGGAAACCACGACTGTTGGGGCTTGAACCGCAAGGACAGCGGTGCGACCGGCAACGAGCCCCTGTACGGCAAGAAATGGGCCATGGATTCTCTCGGGCTCGATCGCGAGTACCGCAGCTTCGATCGCGCCGGGTGGCACTTCATTATGCTCGACAGCACGTTCCCCCAGGGCGATGGCTACACCGCACGGCTCGATGACCGGCAATTCGAGTGGCTCGCCGAAGATCTACGGCGGACGGACCCGAAGAAGCCCGTCCTGATTCTCTCGCACATTCCGATCCTGGCCGTGTGTGTCTTCTTCGACGGCGATAACGAGAAGTCCGGAGACTGGGTTGTGCCGGGGGCCTGGGTCCACATTGACAGTCGGCGGATCAAGGATCTCTTCCTCAAACACCCGAACGTCAAGGTCTGCCTGAGTGGTCATGTCCACCTGATCGATCGGGTCGAATACCTGGGCGTCTCATATGTCTGCAATGGCGCCGTCTGCGGTGGGTGGTGGGAGGGCCCCTATCAGGAGTGCGACGCCGGCTATGCGCTGGTCGACCTCTACGACGACGGCTCATTCGAGAACCGCTACGTACCGTTTGGTTGGAAGCCCGTGAAGGAGTGA
- a CDS encoding cellulase family glycosylhydrolase, whose amino-acid sequence MPITALIPALCVLAAIAPTETVTSQRDNPPVPSSVPLPRITVAGNRFVDPAGRQIILHGVNAGHTSKPDSVRVKPDVCARMRDWGLNVIRLQMEWSQIEPECGKYDEQYLCLIDEQIAAARAAGLHVYLDMHQDLWGVKSGNGAPAWATLDEGRPHAGNPNLWQESYWTSPMVHAAFDNFYANKSGPDGVGIQDRFAMLWRHVAQRYADDTTVIGYDLFNEPYPGSPMKMLPLLVAAKMTKIRADKGEEVTVAGLLEEYKSEENRRRTMTEVAADEKLLKAVLEALEPLYMTYERDALNPMYARVAKAIREVDRSHIILLEPGGGAIIGVRSALQPIMDAEGRRDPQQALVPHAYGLPMGDPSTVHMGLIFARISQLAKRLEMPVIVGEWDADPGNDGDRRPMASFIVSQIEKRLYGDTFWIIKPDLQAQPYFDAIQRPYPMATAGELLSYGYDRDTRVFRCKWNERPSIGQPTRIYLPLAVFPKGFTVELTPSDSKYEQTPCGSGRAGMFIDISPYPNPTNRELTLKPAQ is encoded by the coding sequence ATGCCTATAACCGCGCTGATCCCGGCCCTTTGTGTCCTGGCGGCGATCGCGCCGACCGAGACAGTGACTTCGCAGCGCGACAACCCACCCGTTCCGTCCTCTGTCCCTCTGCCGCGAATCACTGTGGCCGGGAATCGATTCGTCGATCCTGCCGGCCGGCAGATCATCTTGCACGGCGTCAACGCAGGCCACACCAGCAAGCCGGACTCGGTCCGGGTCAAACCTGACGTGTGCGCACGCATGCGTGATTGGGGGCTCAACGTCATCCGTTTACAGATGGAGTGGTCTCAGATCGAGCCGGAATGTGGCAAGTATGACGAACAATACCTGTGTCTCATCGACGAACAGATCGCTGCCGCCCGCGCCGCCGGCCTGCACGTTTACCTGGACATGCACCAGGATCTCTGGGGCGTCAAATCGGGCAACGGGGCCCCGGCGTGGGCCACGCTCGACGAAGGCCGGCCTCACGCTGGCAACCCGAACCTCTGGCAGGAGTCCTACTGGACAAGCCCCATGGTGCACGCCGCGTTCGACAACTTCTACGCGAACAAGTCCGGCCCCGACGGCGTCGGCATTCAGGACCGCTTCGCCATGCTCTGGCGGCACGTTGCCCAGCGCTACGCCGACGATACCACCGTCATCGGTTACGACTTGTTCAACGAGCCCTATCCCGGCAGTCCCATGAAGATGCTGCCGCTGCTTGTCGCCGCGAAGATGACCAAGATACGGGCCGACAAGGGCGAAGAGGTGACCGTGGCCGGGCTGCTCGAGGAGTACAAGAGCGAGGAGAACCGGCGCCGGACGATGACCGAAGTAGCGGCGGATGAGAAGCTTCTCAAGGCGGTTCTCGAAGCCCTCGAACCCCTGTACATGACCTACGAGCGCGATGCGCTGAATCCGATGTACGCTCGCGTGGCCAAGGCAATCCGCGAAGTGGACCGCAGCCACATCATCCTTCTGGAGCCGGGCGGAGGCGCCATCATCGGCGTGCGCAGTGCTCTTCAACCCATCATGGACGCCGAAGGCCGGCGCGATCCTCAGCAGGCTCTGGTGCCGCACGCCTACGGCCTGCCCATGGGCGATCCCTCGACAGTACACATGGGGCTGATCTTCGCCCGGATCTCGCAACTGGCCAAACGGCTGGAGATGCCCGTCATCGTGGGCGAATGGGATGCTGACCCCGGCAACGACGGTGACCGGCGGCCCATGGCCTCGTTCATCGTCTCCCAGATCGAGAAACGTCTGTACGGCGATACGTTCTGGATCATCAAGCCCGATCTGCAAGCCCAGCCGTACTTTGATGCCATCCAGCGGCCCTACCCGATGGCCACAGCCGGCGAGCTTCTGAGTTACGGCTACGACCGCGACACACGGGTCTTTCGCTGCAAGTGGAACGAGCGGCCTTCGATTGGCCAACCCACCAGGATCTATCTCCCCCTGGCCGTGTTCCCCAAGGGCTTCACCGTCGAACTTACCCCGTCTGACTCGAAATACGAGCAGACCCCCTGCGGTTCAGGCCGCGCCGGCATGTTCATCGACATCTCACCCTATCCAAACCCCACCAACCGCG